A window of the Natronomonas salina genome harbors these coding sequences:
- a CDS encoding OsmC family protein, with product MTDIQTTTVNEEKFHALSRAGDFELSIDATGEDGPTPNEVLVADYASCFTFACRAGANRQMDVDLGKVETEAEADLNDDDDLTGIRFHMQIEADLDDEQVDQLLELGEDICHVHDSLKEELYADVDVSTDAY from the coding sequence ATGACCGACATCCAGACGACGACCGTCAACGAGGAGAAGTTCCACGCACTGAGTCGCGCCGGCGACTTCGAGCTCAGCATCGACGCGACCGGCGAGGACGGCCCCACCCCCAACGAGGTCCTGGTGGCCGACTACGCCTCCTGTTTCACCTTCGCGTGCCGCGCCGGCGCGAACCGCCAGATGGACGTCGACCTCGGGAAGGTCGAGACCGAGGCCGAGGCGGACCTCAACGACGACGACGACCTCACCGGCATCCGGTTCCACATGCAGATCGAGGCCGACCTCGACGACGAGCAGGTCGACCAGCTCCTCGAACTCGGCGAGGACATCTGCCACGTCCACGACTCCCTGAAGGAGGAGCTGTACGCCGACGTCGACGTCTCGACCGACGCGTACTGA
- the leuD gene encoding 3-isopropylmalate dehydratase small subunit, giving the protein MSDATEEIPSVDYVEGTGIPVRGNDIDTDQIIPARFMKVVTFDGLGEFAFFDQRFDDEDNEKDHPFNEERYQDANVMVVNANFGCGSSREHAPQALVRWGIDAIIGESFAEIFAGNCLALGVPTVTADTETIEELQDWVAANPDGEIEVHVAAETVTYGGETVDVEVDDAQRKALVEGIWDTTALMKSNTQAIAETAASLPYVDDPEPRKGHGDD; this is encoded by the coding sequence ATGAGCGACGCGACCGAGGAGATCCCGAGCGTCGACTACGTCGAGGGGACCGGCATCCCCGTCCGCGGCAACGACATCGACACCGACCAGATCATCCCCGCGCGGTTCATGAAGGTCGTCACCTTCGACGGCCTCGGCGAGTTCGCGTTCTTCGACCAGCGCTTCGACGACGAGGACAACGAGAAGGACCACCCGTTCAACGAGGAGCGGTACCAGGACGCCAACGTCATGGTGGTCAACGCGAACTTCGGCTGCGGGTCCTCGCGGGAGCACGCCCCGCAGGCGCTCGTCCGCTGGGGCATCGACGCCATCATCGGCGAGTCCTTCGCGGAGATCTTCGCGGGCAACTGCCTGGCGCTCGGCGTCCCGACGGTCACCGCCGACACCGAGACGATCGAGGAACTGCAGGACTGGGTCGCGGCCAACCCCGACGGCGAGATCGAGGTCCACGTCGCTGCCGAGACCGTCACCTACGGCGGCGAGACCGTCGACGTCGAGGTGGACGACGCCCAGCGGAAGGCCCTCGTCGAGGGCATCTGGGACACGACCGCGCTGATGAAGTCGAACACCCAGGCCATCGCCGAGACGGCGGCCTCGCTGCCGTACGTCGACGACCCCGAACCGCGGAAGGGCCACGGCGATGACTGA
- a CDS encoding metal-dependent hydrolase, which translates to MELTWYGHSTWHVSVDGTDLLIDPFFDNPKTDTDPEELDPDYVLLTHGHADHIGDADRYSGATLVAVPELVSYAKDNFGYEDAVGGMGMNLGGTVECGDAWVTMVRADHTNGIETDYGASAGMPAGFVIGDKKPTQESDADTTAFYHAGDTSLMVEMREVIAPFLEPDFAALPAGDHFTMGPAQAAIAADWLGVDYACPMHYDTFPPIEMDPEEFERELKAAGAGAEAVVLEGEESFDL; encoded by the coding sequence ATGGAGCTCACCTGGTACGGCCACTCAACGTGGCACGTCAGCGTCGACGGGACCGACCTGCTCATCGACCCGTTCTTCGACAACCCGAAGACGGACACCGACCCCGAGGAGCTCGACCCCGACTACGTCCTGCTGACCCACGGCCACGCCGACCACATCGGCGACGCCGACCGGTACTCCGGGGCCACGCTCGTCGCCGTCCCGGAGCTCGTCAGCTACGCGAAGGACAACTTCGGCTACGAGGACGCCGTCGGCGGGATGGGGATGAACCTCGGCGGCACCGTCGAGTGCGGCGACGCCTGGGTGACGATGGTCCGGGCCGACCACACCAACGGCATCGAGACCGACTACGGCGCCTCCGCGGGCATGCCCGCCGGCTTCGTGATCGGCGACAAGAAGCCGACCCAGGAGTCCGACGCGGACACGACCGCCTTCTACCACGCCGGCGACACCAGCCTCATGGTCGAGATGCGCGAGGTCATCGCGCCGTTCCTCGAGCCCGACTTCGCCGCCCTCCCCGCGGGCGACCACTTCACGATGGGTCCGGCCCAGGCCGCCATCGCCGCCGACTGGCTCGGCGTCGACTACGCCTGCCCGATGCACTACGACACCTTCCCGCCCATCGAGATGGACCCCGAGGAGTTCGAGCGCGAGCTGAAGGCCGCCGGCGCAGGCGCCGAGGCCGTCGTCCTCGAGGGCGAGGAGTCCTTCGACCTGTAG
- the ilvB gene encoding biosynthetic-type acetolactate synthase large subunit, with protein MSDVPQQTPQETDAADAGPEDIETGADAVVRALENARVEHLFGVQGGAIMPVYDALYHSEMNHITMAHEQGAAHAADAYGIVSGEPGICMATSGPGATNLVTGIADANMDSDPVVALTGQVPTEFVGNDAFQETDTIGVTGPITKANVFANDSETVGETVGSAFALAKRGRQGPTLVDLPKDVTKGVAEDDPGTPELPETYNPPETAEPEAVSEAAETIASADKPVILAGGGVIKAEASEELREFATEHEIPVITTMPGIGAFPEDHELSLEMAGMHGTGYANMAITMTDCMLAIGTRFDDRLTGGLETFAPDAEVVHVDIDPAEISKNVEADHPLIGDAKAVLKQLATAMPRSPAADEWREQCQQWKDEYPMDYAAPEDEPVKPQYVVEAFDDATADDAIVTTGVGQHQMWACQYWTYKEPRTWVSSHGLGAMGYGVPATIGAKIAAPEKDVVCFDGDGSFLMTCQELSVAVREDLDVTIVVLNNAAIGMVRQWQDAFFGERHMASQYPWIPEFDTLAEAFGARGFRIDTYEEVEEVVEEALAYDGPSVVDAHIDPGENVYPMVPSGGDNGQFALSEEQL; from the coding sequence ATGAGTGACGTTCCACAGCAGACCCCACAGGAGACCGACGCGGCCGACGCGGGCCCGGAGGACATCGAGACCGGCGCGGACGCGGTCGTCCGCGCCCTCGAGAACGCCCGCGTCGAGCACCTCTTCGGGGTGCAGGGCGGGGCCATCATGCCCGTCTACGACGCCCTGTACCACTCGGAGATGAACCACATCACGATGGCCCACGAGCAGGGCGCTGCCCACGCCGCCGACGCCTACGGCATCGTCAGCGGCGAACCGGGTATCTGCATGGCGACGTCCGGGCCGGGCGCGACGAACCTCGTGACCGGCATCGCGGACGCCAACATGGACTCCGACCCCGTGGTCGCGCTGACCGGCCAGGTGCCGACGGAGTTCGTCGGCAACGACGCCTTCCAGGAGACCGACACCATCGGCGTCACGGGCCCGATCACGAAGGCGAACGTCTTCGCCAACGACTCCGAGACCGTCGGCGAGACGGTCGGGTCGGCCTTCGCGCTCGCGAAGCGCGGCCGCCAGGGCCCGACGCTCGTCGACCTCCCGAAGGACGTCACCAAGGGGGTCGCCGAGGACGACCCCGGCACGCCCGAACTCCCGGAGACCTACAACCCGCCGGAGACCGCCGAACCCGAGGCCGTCTCCGAGGCCGCCGAGACGATCGCGAGCGCCGACAAGCCCGTCATCCTGGCGGGCGGCGGCGTCATCAAGGCCGAGGCCAGCGAGGAGCTCCGCGAGTTCGCCACCGAGCACGAGATCCCGGTCATCACGACGATGCCCGGCATCGGCGCGTTCCCGGAGGACCACGAGCTATCCCTCGAGATGGCCGGCATGCACGGCACCGGCTACGCCAACATGGCCATCACGATGACCGACTGCATGCTGGCGATCGGGACGCGCTTCGACGACCGCCTGACCGGCGGCCTCGAGACGTTCGCGCCCGACGCGGAGGTCGTCCACGTCGACATCGACCCCGCGGAGATCTCGAAGAACGTCGAGGCCGACCACCCGCTGATCGGCGACGCGAAGGCCGTCCTCAAGCAGCTGGCGACCGCGATGCCGCGCTCGCCGGCTGCCGACGAGTGGCGCGAGCAGTGCCAGCAGTGGAAGGACGAGTACCCGATGGACTACGCGGCGCCGGAAGACGAGCCGGTCAAGCCGCAGTACGTCGTCGAGGCCTTCGACGACGCGACGGCCGACGACGCCATCGTCACGACCGGCGTCGGCCAGCACCAGATGTGGGCCTGCCAGTACTGGACCTACAAGGAGCCCCGGACGTGGGTCTCCTCGCACGGCCTCGGCGCGATGGGCTACGGCGTGCCGGCCACCATCGGCGCGAAGATCGCCGCCCCCGAGAAGGACGTCGTCTGCTTCGACGGCGACGGCTCGTTCCTGATGACGTGTCAGGAGCTGTCCGTGGCCGTCCGTGAGGACCTCGACGTCACCATCGTCGTGCTGAACAACGCGGCCATCGGGATGGTCCGGCAGTGGCAGGACGCCTTCTTCGGCGAGCGCCACATGGCCTCCCAGTACCCGTGGATCCCCGAGTTCGACACGCTCGCCGAGGCGTTCGGCGCACGTGGGTTCCGCATCGACACCTACGAGGAGGTCGAGGAGGTCGTCGAGGAGGCGCTGGCCTACGACGGGCCGAGCGTCGTCGACGCCCACATCGACCCCGGCGAGAACGTCTACCCGATGGTGCCGAGCGGCGGCGACAACGGCCAGTTCGCGCTCTCGGAGGAGCAGCTATGA
- the ilvC gene encoding ketol-acid reductoisomerase, translating to MTDATIYYDDDADSTVLDDKTVAVLGYGSQGHAHAQNLDDSGVDVVVGLREDSSSRDAAEADGLDVATPRNAAEQADLVSVLVPDTVQPDVYEEIESVLEPGDTLQFAHGFNIHYGQIEPSEDVNVTMVAPKSPGHLVRRNFENDEGTPGLLAVYQDASGEAHDLGLAYAKAIGCTRAGVVETTFQEETETDLFGEQAVLCGGVTSLVKQGYETLVEAGYSREMAYFECLNELKLIVDLMYEGGNGEMWDSVSDTAEYGGLTRGDRVVDEHARERMEEVLEEVQDGTFAREWITENQAGRPSYKQLRKAEKNHDIEDVGEDLRALFAWGEE from the coding sequence ATGACAGACGCGACAATCTACTACGACGACGACGCCGACAGCACCGTACTCGACGACAAGACCGTGGCCGTCCTCGGCTACGGCAGCCAGGGCCACGCCCACGCCCAGAACCTCGACGACTCCGGGGTGGACGTGGTCGTGGGGCTCCGCGAGGACTCGTCCTCGCGGGACGCCGCCGAGGCCGACGGCCTCGACGTGGCGACGCCGCGGAACGCCGCCGAACAGGCCGACCTCGTGAGCGTGCTGGTCCCGGACACCGTCCAGCCGGACGTCTACGAGGAGATCGAGAGCGTCCTCGAGCCCGGCGACACGCTGCAGTTCGCCCACGGCTTCAACATCCACTACGGGCAGATCGAGCCGAGCGAGGACGTCAACGTCACGATGGTCGCCCCGAAGTCCCCCGGCCACCTCGTGCGCCGGAACTTCGAGAACGACGAGGGGACGCCCGGCCTGCTGGCGGTCTACCAGGACGCCAGCGGCGAGGCCCACGACCTCGGGCTCGCGTACGCGAAGGCCATCGGCTGCACCCGCGCGGGCGTCGTCGAGACGACGTTCCAGGAGGAGACCGAGACCGACCTCTTCGGCGAGCAGGCCGTCCTCTGCGGCGGCGTCACCTCGCTGGTCAAGCAGGGCTACGAGACGCTCGTCGAGGCGGGCTACTCCCGCGAGATGGCCTACTTCGAGTGCCTCAACGAACTGAAGCTCATCGTCGACCTGATGTACGAAGGCGGGAACGGCGAGATGTGGGACTCGGTCTCAGACACCGCCGAGTACGGCGGGCTCACCCGCGGCGACCGGGTCGTCGACGAACACGCCCGCGAGCGGATGGAGGAGGTCCTCGAGGAGGTCCAGGACGGCACGTTCGCCCGCGAGTGGATCACCGAGAACCAGGCCGGCCGCCCCAGCTACAAGCAGCTGCGGAAGGCCGAGAAGAACCACGACATCGAGGACGTGGGTGAGGACCTGCGCGCGCTGTTCGCGTGGGGTGAGGAATGA
- the ilvN gene encoding acetolactate synthase small subunit: protein MSRNQDTHRNGLEGPAPEERQRPVGRRNSQGIRIDPEVEAEHEPRRTIISAYVADEPGTLARVSGLFHRRQFNIESLTVGPTQNDGYSRITLVVEEPDPGIDQVKKQLNKVLPVVHVRELDNEPVARELVILKVDGDEPDKVQAITEMYDGETLDAGPRTITVQITGDEGKIDDAIDAYAQFGIREIARTGQAALARGEEETARVDETHT from the coding sequence ATGAGCCGGAACCAGGACACCCACCGGAACGGCCTGGAGGGTCCCGCCCCGGAGGAACGGCAGCGTCCCGTCGGCCGCCGGAACTCCCAGGGCATCCGCATCGACCCCGAGGTCGAGGCCGAACACGAGCCGCGGCGGACCATCATCTCGGCGTACGTCGCCGACGAACCCGGGACGCTCGCCCGCGTCTCCGGGCTGTTCCACCGCCGGCAGTTCAACATCGAGTCGCTGACCGTCGGGCCGACGCAGAACGACGGCTACTCCCGGATCACCCTCGTGGTCGAGGAGCCGGACCCCGGCATCGACCAGGTGAAGAAGCAGCTGAACAAGGTGCTGCCCGTGGTCCACGTCCGGGAACTGGACAACGAGCCCGTCGCCCGCGAGCTCGTCATCCTGAAGGTCGACGGCGACGAGCCGGACAAGGTCCAGGCCATCACCGAGATGTACGACGGCGAGACGCTGGACGCCGGCCCGCGGACCATCACGGTCCAGATCACCGGCGACGAGGGGAAGATCGACGACGCCATCGACGCCTACGCGCAGTTCGGCATCCGGGAGATCGCCCGGACCGGGCAGGCGGCGCTGGCACGAGGCGAGGAGGAGACCGCACGAGTCGACGAGACGCACACATGA
- the leuC gene encoding 3-isopropylmalate dehydratase large subunit codes for MSERTLYDKVWDEHKVTTLPNGQDQLFVGLHLIHEVTSPQAFGMLRERDIEVARPDLTHATVDHIVPTADQSRPLDNEAAEEMMAELETNVRDAGIQLDDPTTGDQGIVHVIGPEQGLTQPGTTIVCGDSHTSTHGAFGALAFGIGTSQIRDVLATQTVAMEKKKVRKIEVTGELGEGVTAKDVILTIIRRLGTDGGVGYVYEYAGEAIESLGMEGRMSICNMSIEGGARAGYVNPDETTYEWLAETDAFADDPERFERLKPYWESIRSDDDAEYDDVVTIDGSEIEPVVTWGTTPGQGIGITEPIPAPEDLPADKQETARRAQEHMRVEPGDTMQGYDIDVAFLGSCTNARLPDLRSAAEIVKGRQVDDSVRAMVVPGSQRVKAAAEAEGLDEVFREAGFDWREAGCSMCLGMNDDQLVGDEACASSSNRNFVGRQGSKDGRTVLMSPEMVAAAAVTGEVTDVRELPKAEVEA; via the coding sequence ATGAGTGAGCGAACGCTGTACGACAAGGTCTGGGACGAGCACAAGGTGACGACGCTGCCGAACGGCCAGGACCAGCTGTTCGTCGGCCTCCACCTCATCCACGAGGTCACGAGCCCGCAGGCCTTCGGCATGCTCCGGGAGCGCGACATCGAGGTCGCCCGCCCCGACCTGACCCACGCGACGGTCGACCACATCGTCCCGACGGCCGACCAGTCGCGGCCTCTGGACAACGAGGCCGCCGAGGAGATGATGGCGGAGCTCGAGACCAACGTCCGCGACGCCGGCATCCAACTGGACGACCCCACCACCGGCGACCAGGGGATCGTCCACGTCATCGGGCCGGAGCAGGGGCTCACCCAGCCCGGCACGACCATCGTCTGCGGCGACAGCCACACCTCGACGCACGGCGCCTTCGGTGCGCTGGCGTTCGGCATCGGTACCTCCCAGATCCGCGACGTGCTGGCGACCCAGACTGTCGCGATGGAGAAGAAGAAGGTCCGGAAGATCGAGGTCACCGGCGAGCTGGGCGAGGGCGTCACCGCCAAGGACGTCATCCTCACCATCATCCGGCGGCTCGGCACCGACGGCGGCGTCGGCTACGTCTACGAGTACGCCGGCGAGGCCATCGAGAGCCTCGGCATGGAGGGCCGGATGTCCATCTGCAACATGTCCATCGAGGGCGGCGCCCGCGCGGGCTACGTCAACCCCGACGAGACCACCTACGAGTGGCTCGCCGAGACGGACGCCTTCGCGGACGACCCCGAGCGCTTCGAGCGGCTGAAGCCCTACTGGGAGTCCATCCGCTCGGACGACGACGCCGAGTACGACGACGTCGTCACCATCGACGGCTCCGAGATCGAACCCGTCGTCACCTGGGGCACTACCCCCGGACAGGGCATCGGCATCACAGAGCCCATCCCCGCGCCGGAGGACCTGCCCGCCGACAAGCAGGAGACGGCACGACGGGCCCAGGAGCACATGCGCGTCGAGCCCGGCGACACGATGCAGGGCTACGACATCGACGTCGCGTTCCTGGGGTCCTGTACGAACGCGCGGCTGCCCGACCTCCGGTCGGCCGCCGAGATCGTGAAGGGCCGGCAGGTCGACGACTCGGTCCGCGCGATGGTCGTCCCCGGCAGCCAGCGCGTGAAGGCCGCCGCCGAGGCCGAGGGCCTCGACGAGGTGTTCCGCGAGGCGGGCTTCGACTGGCGGGAGGCCGGCTGCTCGATGTGCCTCGGCATGAACGACGACCAGCTGGTGGGCGACGAGGCCTGCGCGTCCTCCTCGAACCGCAACTTCGTCGGCCGGCAGGGCTCGAAGGACGGCCGGACCGTCCTGATGAGCCCCGAGATGGTCGCCGCGGCGGCGGTCACCGGCGAAGTGACAGACGTGCGCGAGCTGCCGAAAGCGGAGGTGGAAGCATGA
- a CDS encoding LeuA family protein: MRRLRRRIEFFQGTLDSTSEISEARIFDTTLRDGEQSPRTSFSYEDKREIAAILDDMGTHVIEAGFPVNSDAEFEAVQDIADAAANSTVCGLARVVDKDIEAALDSGVDLVHVFCSTSDVQLQDSMHTSRQEALERSVEAVERVTEAGVDCMYSPMDATRTDESFLIDVIEAVSDAGTDWINIPDTCGVATPRRFYDMVEAVCEHTDADVDVHTHDDFGLAAANALSGYEAGAAQAQVSVNGIGERAGNAAYEEVVMALESLYDVDTGIKTERITELARVVEEKSDIPVPANKPIVGDNAFSHESGIHAAGVIENADTFEPGVMTPEMVGATRELVLGKHTGTHSVRERLEDAGFEPTDAEVREVTRMVKDHGANKEQVTFERLKEFAKEVGVRREEVRA; this comes from the coding sequence GGCCCGAATTTTCGACACGACCCTGCGCGACGGCGAACAGTCCCCGCGGACGTCCTTCAGCTACGAGGACAAGCGAGAGATCGCCGCCATCCTCGACGACATGGGGACCCACGTCATCGAGGCCGGCTTCCCCGTGAACTCGGACGCCGAGTTCGAGGCCGTCCAGGACATCGCCGACGCGGCAGCCAACTCCACCGTCTGCGGGCTCGCCCGCGTCGTGGACAAGGACATCGAGGCGGCGCTGGATTCCGGCGTCGACCTGGTGCACGTGTTCTGTTCGACGAGCGACGTACAGCTGCAGGATTCGATGCACACCAGCCGACAGGAGGCCCTCGAGCGGTCCGTCGAGGCCGTCGAGCGCGTCACCGAGGCCGGTGTCGACTGCATGTACTCGCCGATGGACGCCACGCGCACGGACGAATCGTTCCTGATCGACGTCATCGAGGCCGTCTCCGACGCGGGGACGGACTGGATCAACATCCCCGACACCTGTGGGGTCGCGACGCCGCGGCGCTTCTACGACATGGTGGAGGCCGTCTGCGAGCACACGGACGCCGACGTCGACGTCCACACCCACGACGACTTCGGGCTGGCGGCCGCCAACGCCCTCTCGGGCTACGAGGCGGGCGCCGCCCAGGCGCAGGTGTCGGTCAACGGCATCGGCGAGCGCGCCGGCAACGCGGCCTACGAAGAGGTCGTGATGGCACTGGAGTCGCTGTACGACGTCGACACGGGCATCAAGACGGAGCGGATCACGGAGCTGGCCCGGGTCGTCGAGGAGAAGAGCGACATCCCGGTCCCGGCGAACAAGCCGATCGTGGGCGACAACGCGTTCTCCCACGAGTCCGGCATCCACGCCGCCGGCGTCATCGAGAACGCCGACACCTTCGAGCCCGGCGTCATGACGCCGGAGATGGTCGGGGCGACCCGCGAACTGGTGCTCGGCAAGCACACCGGCACCCACTCCGTCCGCGAGCGACTCGAAGACGCCGGCTTCGAGCCGACCGACGCCGAGGTCCGCGAGGTGACCCGGATGGTCAAGGACCACGGCGCCAACAAGGAGCAGGTGACCTTCGAGCGGCTCAAGGAGTTCGCGAAAGAGGTGGGCGTCCGCCGCGAGGAGGTCCGAGCGTAG
- a CDS encoding isocitrate/isopropylmalate family dehydrogenase, protein MTETVLVVPGDGIGQEVVPAAVEVLEAVADFEFVEADAGDHVKVETGEALPEETYRRATEADATLFGAAGESAADVILPLREAVGSFANVRPARAYPGVDALRPETDLVFVRENTEGVYSGIESEIADGVTTLTRVITDDASRRIADYGFEYAAENGYDDVTVAHKANVMRTTDGQFLESVRSVGDERGAEYDEALMDALAMLLLLRPEEYGVVICPNLAGDMLSDLAAGLVGGLGLLPSANVGPENALFEPVHGSAPDIAGEGVANPAATILSAAMLLEHLEYADEAATVREAVESVLADGPRTPDLGGSASTEDVTAAVVDRL, encoded by the coding sequence ATGACTGAGACGGTCCTGGTCGTCCCGGGCGACGGTATCGGCCAGGAGGTCGTCCCCGCGGCCGTCGAGGTCCTGGAGGCCGTCGCCGACTTCGAGTTCGTCGAGGCCGACGCCGGCGACCACGTGAAGGTCGAGACCGGCGAGGCGCTGCCGGAGGAGACCTACCGGCGGGCGACCGAGGCGGACGCGACGCTGTTCGGCGCCGCCGGCGAGTCGGCCGCCGACGTCATCCTCCCGCTGCGGGAGGCCGTCGGCTCCTTCGCGAACGTCCGGCCGGCCCGCGCGTACCCGGGCGTCGACGCGCTCCGCCCCGAGACCGACCTCGTCTTCGTCCGCGAGAACACCGAGGGCGTCTACTCGGGCATCGAGTCGGAGATCGCCGACGGCGTCACGACGCTGACGCGCGTGATCACCGACGACGCCTCGCGGCGCATCGCCGACTACGGCTTCGAGTACGCCGCGGAGAACGGCTACGACGACGTCACGGTCGCCCACAAGGCGAACGTGATGCGGACGACCGACGGCCAGTTCCTCGAGTCGGTCCGCTCGGTCGGGGACGAGCGCGGCGCCGAGTACGACGAGGCGCTGATGGACGCGCTGGCGATGCTCCTCCTCCTCCGGCCGGAGGAGTACGGCGTCGTCATCTGTCCGAACCTCGCCGGCGACATGCTGTCGGACCTGGCGGCCGGGCTCGTCGGCGGGCTCGGCCTGCTGCCGAGCGCGAACGTCGGCCCGGAGAACGCGCTGTTCGAGCCGGTCCACGGCTCCGCGCCGGACATCGCCGGCGAGGGCGTCGCCAACCCCGCGGCGACGATCCTCTCGGCGGCGATGCTGCTGGAGCACCTCGAGTACGCCGACGAGGCGGCGACGGTCCGCGAGGCCGTCGAGTCGGTGCTCGCCGACGGCCCCCGGACGCCGGACCTCGGGGGGTCGGCGTCCACGGAGGACGTCACCGCGGCCGTCGTCGACCGGCTGTAG
- a CDS encoding DUF5799 family protein, protein MSDWQDMIVGDRMAVDDEFSARVERSGFSRQEWGLIMTATDFDIRDPADEDAATLVADTSELPAIMPELENVVQMGPMGQPQQRDQSSGGIVDSVLGALGLGDGGDSGGETDQERLEEAERLVQAYADELQAHLEDQGRWGEVRAAAAGGDEPR, encoded by the coding sequence ATGAGCGACTGGCAGGACATGATCGTCGGCGACCGGATGGCAGTCGACGACGAGTTCTCGGCGCGCGTCGAGCGATCCGGGTTCTCCCGGCAGGAGTGGGGCCTCATCATGACGGCGACGGACTTCGACATCCGCGACCCGGCCGACGAGGACGCCGCGACGCTCGTCGCCGACACCTCCGAGCTCCCCGCGATCATGCCCGAACTGGAGAACGTGGTCCAGATGGGGCCGATGGGACAGCCCCAGCAACGCGATCAGTCGAGCGGCGGCATCGTCGACTCCGTCCTCGGCGCGCTCGGCCTCGGCGACGGCGGCGACAGCGGGGGCGAGACCGACCAGGAGCGGCTCGAAGAGGCCGAACGGCTGGTCCAGGCCTACGCCGACGAGCTGCAGGCGCACCTGGAGGACCAGGGACGGTGGGGAGAAGTCAGAGCCGCGGCAGCCGGCGGGGACGAACCGCGGTAG
- a CDS encoding DUF2267 domain-containing protein: MNFSDFTGEVQHRLELGTEGEAVRATRAVLTTLGERIQAGEATDLAAPLPMEIDYYLESVDHGQGFGWDEFVSRVADRAEVEEGDATYYAQTVVALLTEVVPEGEVDDLRAALPDDYGDLFELAEADSTPWPEP; the protein is encoded by the coding sequence ATGAACTTCAGTGACTTCACCGGCGAGGTACAGCACCGGCTCGAACTGGGCACCGAGGGCGAGGCCGTCCGCGCGACGCGGGCCGTCCTCACCACCCTCGGCGAACGGATCCAGGCGGGCGAGGCGACCGACCTCGCCGCGCCCCTCCCGATGGAGATCGACTACTACCTCGAGAGCGTCGACCACGGCCAGGGGTTCGGCTGGGACGAGTTCGTCTCCCGCGTGGCCGACCGCGCCGAGGTCGAGGAAGGCGACGCCACCTACTACGCGCAGACGGTCGTCGCCCTCCTCACCGAGGTCGTCCCCGAGGGCGAGGTCGACGACCTCCGGGCGGCGCTGCCCGACGACTACGGCGACCTCTTCGAACTCGCCGAGGCGGACTCGACGCCGTGGCCCGAACCGTAG
- a CDS encoding GNAT family N-acetyltransferase, which translates to MDVRRVSSEEEFEAALAVRRAVFVEEQGVPEHREIDGKDEEATHFLATEADDPVGAARLREYEDGVGKVERVAVVESRRGEGLGRDLMDAVEGTAVDRGYEELVLHAQVPVVAFYERLGYEITSEEFEDAGIPHREMRKRL; encoded by the coding sequence ATGGACGTACGGCGCGTCTCGAGCGAGGAGGAATTCGAGGCTGCCCTGGCGGTGCGGCGGGCGGTGTTCGTCGAGGAGCAGGGCGTCCCCGAGCACCGCGAGATCGACGGGAAGGACGAAGAAGCGACCCACTTCCTGGCGACCGAGGCCGACGACCCCGTCGGCGCCGCGCGGCTCCGCGAGTACGAGGACGGCGTCGGGAAGGTCGAACGGGTCGCGGTCGTCGAGTCGCGGCGCGGCGAGGGGCTCGGCCGCGACCTGATGGACGCAGTCGAAGGGACGGCCGTCGATCGCGGCTACGAGGAACTGGTCCTGCACGCCCAGGTGCCGGTGGTGGCGTTCTACGAGCGGCTGGGCTACGAAATAACGAGCGAAGAGTTCGAGGACGCCGGAATCCCACACCGGGAGATGCGGAAGCGGCTCTGA